GTCCTCCGGGGCCGATCGCATACAGCGACTGGATGATCTGATAGCCCTTGCCGAGCGGATCGGACCAGGGATCAAGGAACGCGGTAATCCGCTGAATCCGGTAAGGGGCGGCTGCGACCAGCGCGGCAAATCCGGCGGCCCCCGCCGCGCCGAGTCCCAGCAGATGCTTCATTCTCGCCCCGGCGGTAAAGACCATCATCAGGGCCGCCCCCATCATCACCGTTCCCGTGCCGAGATCGGGCTGAAGCATAATCAGTCCGAAGGCTGTCCCGATCAGGGCCAGCGGCGGCAGAAGTCCCCGCGTGAATGAAGTGATGTCATAATCCTCGCGGCTCAGCCAGTTCGCCAGATAGAGTATCATCCCCATCTTCATGAATTCGGAGGGCTGGATGCCGAAAGAGCTGATGCCGAGCCAACTACGCGCACCGCCGCGCACAACCCCGATTCCGGGAATCAATACAATTACAAGCAGAACGAAGCAGACGATAAGCGCCGGCCTGGACAGCCTCTTTAAGACACGGTAATCCACGTTCGCCGTAAAAAACAATGCGGCAAGACCAAGGACGGCAAAGAGCAGCTGCCTTTTGACAAAATAAAAAGAATCGCCATAATTGCGGAAGCCCAGCACGGAGCCCGCACTGTACACCATAATCATGCCTATGGCCAGCAGCGCAAGAATCGGAATCAGCAGCCAGATATCCGGCGCAGGACGGGTCTTGTTCATGAGGAGCACACCTCTTGCATCGTAGTGGAGGCTTATCCAATGCCCCCCTACTTACAGATTATGCACCGCCTCTTTAAAAATACGCCCGCGCTCTTCATAGGATGTGAACATGTCCCAACTGGCGCAGGCGGGCGACAGCAGCACCACATCCCCCTCTTCGGCGAGAGCGGCGGCTTCCCGCACGGCCTTTTGCAGCACCGAGGCGGCGCTGTCTTCATTATCGACCGTGATAACCGTCTTTAACCCGGCGAGCTTCGCGACATGCGCGAGCTTGTCCTTCGTCTGCCCCAAGACCACCATCGCTTTGACGCGCCCTTCAAGGACCTGGACCAGCTCCATGTAATCGGAGCCGCGGTCAAGCCCTCCAGCGATCAGCACGATAGGCTGGCGGAACGAGGCAAGCGCCATCGACGTCGCCTTGGAGTTGGTCGCTTTGGAGTTGTTGTAATACGCCGCGCCGCCCTTGCCAGCGACATATTCCAGCCGGTGCTCCACGCCGCGGAAGGAAGCCAGCGCATCGGCGAGTCCTGCAGGGTCCGCCCCGGCGGCAATCGCGATGGCGCAGGCCGCCAGCGCATTCTCCACGTTAAAGCGGCCGGGAAGTCCGATGGAGGCCACTTCAGCGATCACCGTATCGCTCTCCGTATAGTCGCGGTAGACAATGACCCGTTTCAGATCGTCCTCGGTGCCCGGCACGTAGGAGGGGCGAACAAACACGCCCTGCACCAGTTCTTCCGTCATCGAAAAGGGCAAAATAATTCCCTTGATATAAGGCACAAGCTCTCTGCAGTATGAATCGTCCCAGTTCAGCACGGCCGTGTCTCCCGCTCCCTGATTGGCAAACAGCTTGGCTTTGGAAGCCACGTAATCGCTCATATCGCCGTGGTAGTCGAGATGAGTCTCGGCCACATTCAGCAGACAGCCCACTTTGGGCCGGAATTCTTCCGTCCCTTTAAGCTGAAAGCTGCTCAGTTCCACGACCATCCAGTTGTCCGGGGAAGCTTCCTGAGCCGCCTGGCTGAGCGGAGTTCCGATATTTCCGGCCACGATCGGCTTCATACCGGCGGCTTCCAGCATTTTTCCTACCCAGGTTGTTGTGGTCGTCTTGCCGTTGGACCCGGTAATGCCGATGATCGGCGCCGCGCACAGATGATAGGCTACCTCAACCTCCGTCACCACCTCGATGCCCAGCTCCAGCGCTTTGCGGACCGGTGGAACGCTGTACGGAATGCCGGGATTCTTCACGACGAGCCGCACGCCTTCGTGAATGAGTCCGTCCGGATGCCCACCGCATATAACAGAAATTCCCAAAGACTCCAGTTCGGAAGCTTCGGGACATTGTTCTCTCTCTTTTTTGTCGTTCACCGTGACGACGGCGCCGCGCTCATGCAGCACCTTGGCCACTTGAACGCCGCTCTTCGCAAGCCCTACAACGACGACCTCTTCACCGCGGTACTTATCCGGATGTTTCATTTTCTACAACCCCTTGCTGATATAAAGTCCCAGGCCGGCCAGCACGATGCCTACCGCCCAGAAGGTAATGACGACACGCCATTCCGACCAGCCGCCAAGCTCGTAGTGATGATGGATCGGGCTCATTCTGAAAATACGCTTGCCGCGTGTCTTAAAAGACGCGACCTGCAAAACGACGGACAGCATCTCAATGACAAAGACGCCGCCAATCACTACAAACAGAAGCTCTGTTTTGGTGACAATGGCAATAGCGCCGAGAGCGCCGCCAATGCCGAAGGAGCCGAAATCTCCCATAAACACCTTGGCAGGATGGGCATTGAACACCAGAAAGCCTAGTACCGCACCAATCATCGCCGCCGCACATACTCCAGCCGCAATTGAAGTGGCCTGCATGGCCACTACGGCAAAAGCAGCAAGCGCAATGGCGCTGACGCCCGATAACAATCCATCTACTCCATCGGTAAAATTGACCGCATTGGTTACCGCCATCATCATGAGGATAATAAACGGATAGTAGAACCAGCCGCCCCAGTCAAAGCTGATGGCTGTGCCCGCGATGCTGATGCTTGTATTGTGTCCGGCGGAAATCAGCAGGCCGCATATGACGGCGCCCACCAATAACTGTCCTAACAGCTTTTGCCGCGGCGTCAGCCCGAGGGAGCGTTTAAAGACGATTTTGATATAATCATCCAGGAAACCGACCAGGCCATAGCCAAGCGCGGATACCAGAAGGACATAAAAGTCCGTATTTACAACTGAAAATTTCAGAAAAGACAAGGCGAACGCCAGCATGATGATGATTCCGCCCATTGTGGGCGTTCCTGCTTTTTTCAAATGAGTTTGAGGCCCGTCGTCGCGGACCTGCTGTCCGAATTTCATGCGGCGCAGCAGCGGAATGATGAGCGGAGCGGCAATCACCGCAAGGATAAAGGATACAGCGATAGTCAGAAGCAGCAGTTGATAATCCACGGGTTCACCCTCTCCAAATCTTTAACTTTGATCAAAATGGGCATGCAGACGCTGAAGCGATTCTTCCAGCCTCATGCCTCGGGACGCCTTGAACAGCACGATGTCTTTCGGATCGGTCTTCTTAAGAAGCAGATCGGTCATTGCAGACTTGTCGGTAAAAGCATACACCCGGTCCGGACCGAACCGCAGCGCAGCAGCCTCTGCCAGATGTGCGGAGAGCGGACCGTAAGCAAAGACAAGGTCGACTTTCTCCGGGTCCAGATAGGCCCCGACTTCCGCATGGAAGGTAGCTTCGTCCGGCCCAAGCTCAAGCATGTCCCCCAACACCGCAATTTTGGCTCCAGCACCCTTCATGGACTGAAGCACATCGATCGCTGCCTTCATCGACGTTGGACTGGCATTGTACGCATCGTTCAGCAGTGTAAGGCCGGAGGACGCGCGGATCAACTCGATCCGCATTCCGGTCAGCTTGAGCCTGCCGAGGCCGGCAGCCAACTCCACTTCGTTCACGCCGTAATGGCTTGCCACCGCCATCGCAGCCAAACTGTTCACGACATTATGCCTGCCGGGCAGCGGGAGCGTGAAGACATGCTCGCCGTGAAGGCTTGAAGTGAACGTCGTTCCGCCTTCATGCGCCATAATCCCTGTCGGATAGTCGTCATTGCCGGTCCCAAGTCCGAAACGGAACGTCCGCAGATCTTCCGGCGCCGCAAACCCCGGCTCGCCCATCACCTCGGCAAGCAGCGGCTCATCCCCGTTATAAATGAGCAGGCCGCCGGGTTTAAGCCCTTCGGCGATTTCCAGCTTCGCCCGCGCGATTTCCTTGCGCGAGCCCAGCTGGAGAAGATGCGATTCGCCCACATTGGTAATGACAGCCGTATCGGGCTTAGCGAGGCAGGAGAGCAAAGAGATTTCCCCCCGCGAGCTCATGCCCATCTCCAGCACGGCGATTTCTGTATCGGCCGCCATGGACAGGACGGTGAGCGGCAGTCCGATATGGTTATTGAAATTCCCCTGCGTCTTGTGTACCTTGAACCGCGTCTCAAGGAGAGCGGTAATGATATCCTTGGTCGTCGTCTTTCCGTTGCTGCCGGTGACGGCGACTACACGCGGTGCCACTTCCTTAAGGTAGGCGGATGCCAGGCGCTGCAGCGCGTCCAGCGTGTCGTCCACCAGAACCGCATTCTCCTGCGGAGCAGCGCCTTTATTCCGCGTCCACAGCGTTGCGGCCGATCCTGCTTTCAGAGCGGACTCGCTGTAATCATGTCCGTCAAAGCTGTCGCCGACCAAAGGTACGAACAGGCAGCCGGGCGTAATTTTACGGGAGTCGGTAACAACTCCCGTAACTTCCGCATCGGCTGCGCTGCCTGGGGACAGCTCGCCCCCGCACATGGCGGCAATGCTTTGCAGTGTTCTTGTAATCAATGGCTTCTACCCCTTATGGCTTCTTTGGCGACGATGCGGTCATCGAAATCGAGAACGGCGCCGCCAATCAGTTGGTAGGTCTCATGACCTTTCCCCGCAATCAATACTACATCGCCGGGGCTTGCCACATCAATAGCTTTCCCGATCGCTTCGCGCCGGTCAACGATCAGTTCATACCGGCTGCGGTCCACGCCGTCATCAATCAACCCTGCTTCGATGTCCTTCAAAATGGTCTCCGGATCTTCAGTCCGCGGGTTATCGGAAGTGACAAGAATGTGATCGCTGTATTTGGCGGCGATTTTGCCCATCAGCGGCCGTTTCGTCCGGTCGCGGTCGCCGCCGCAGCCGAAGACGGTCAGCACTTTCCCCTCCGCAAATTCCCGAACCGTGCGAAGCACATTTTCCAGTCCGTCCGGAGTATGCGCGTAGTCCACAACGACCGCGTACGGCTGGCCTTCGTCCACCGACTCCACACGACCGCTCACGCCCGGCACCGCTTCAAGGCTTGCCTTGATATCCGCAAGCGGAACTTCCTCCAGCAAGGCCGCCGTTATGGCGGCAAGCGCGTTGTACACATTGAATTTGCCTACCATTTTCAGCGAAATATCGGCTTCTCCCTTAAAGGTGTCCACGTGAAATGCGGTGCCTTTGGCCGTAATGGAAATTTGCGAAGCGCGGACGTTGGCATCATTGTCTATCCCGTATGTAATGATTTCCGCCGCCGTCTGGGCCGCAAAGTAAGAGCTAGCCGCGTCGTCCGCATTCAGTACGGCGTATTTGCGTTCTTCTTTCCAGGGGGAAATTGCATTTCCGAGTCTGGAGAAGAACAGTCCCTTCGCCGCACGATACTCTTCCATCGTATGATGATAATCCAAATGATCCTGTGTCAAATTGGTGAAAATGGCGGTGCGGAAATCCGTCCCTTTTACCCGCCCCTGTTCGAGCGCATGCGAGGAAACCTCCATCACGCAGCACTGCACGCCCTTGGAAACCATGTCGTTCAGCGAACGCTGAAGCTCAAGAGACTCCGGCGTCGTACGGGGCATCGGATAGCTGACTCCGCCGTAACGCATTTGAATCGTCCCGATGAGCCCTGTCTTTACCCCGTGATCCTCCAAGATGCGTTCGATCAGATAGGTTGTCGTCGTCTTTCCGTTCGTTCCGGTAACACCGATCATCTTCATCCGGCTGCTGGGCGACCCGAAGAACGCACCCGCCAGGACGGACATCGCAAACCGGCTGTCACCCACAACAATCTGCGGCAGATCGATATCGAGCTTGCGTTCCACAACAAGCGCCGCCGCACCACTTGATGCGGCCTGCGGCGCAAATTCATGCCCATCCACGGTAAAGCCGGGGAGGCAGATGAACAAATCTCCAGGCTTTACCTTCCGGGAATCAGCCTGCAAATCGGTAATCTCGGTTTCGCCGTTCCCAAATAAATGCGAAACCGCCAGACAAGAAGACAGTTCTTCAAGTTTCATCTCAATCCCTCGCTCTATTGTATCGAATAATCTCTTTATCATTATGGACTGGAAGAGCCCATATAAATCCTGATCGTCGATCCCCGTTCCACTCTTGTTCCCGGTTTGGGAGCCTGATTGATGACCGTATCTCCGGTGCCGGAACGGACAAGGTTGAAATTCATATTCATATCCTCGTAAATATCCTGTACCGTGGCGCCTACGAGGTCCGGTACGGTGTCGATTGGCGTCTCCCCAAGCTTGTAGGCTTTGGGCAGTTGGTCCGCGCGCTTAGGAACCTTCATATAATTAAGGGAATCCTCCAGAATGTTCTGCACAATCGGCGCGGCCACAACGCCGCCAAACTGGATTCCTTTCGGATTATCCACTGCGGTATAAACGACAATTTGCGGATCGTCCGCAGGCGCGAAGCCGATGAACGAAACGATATGCTCCGTCGCGGAATATCTTCCGTTAATGACTTTTTGCGCGGTCCCCGTCTTGCCGCCGACACGGTAGCCGTCAATGAACGCCGGCCGGCCGGTTCCTTTGGCGACAACGCTCTCCAGCGCCTCGCGCACCTTCCGGGACGTTTCTTCTGTGATGACCTGCCGTTCCATCTCGGGCTGGATCTCGGATACGGCCTGACCGGTATCCGGGTTGATCCATGCTTTGGCGACATGCGGCTTATACAGCTTCCCGCCGTTTATAGCCGCCGATACCGCAGCGATCTGCTGGATCGGCGTTACGGATACGCCCTGTCCGAAGGCCGTGGTCGCCAGTTCGACCGGACCGACCTGCTTTGGCTTGAACAGGATGCCGTTCTCCTCACCGTTCAAGTCGATTCCCGTTTTGCTGCCGAAGCCGAAATTGCGGATATATTGGAACAGCGTATCTTTTCCGAGCCTCTGTCCGAGGGCGACAAAACCGGGATTGCAGGAATTTTCGACCACCTGCAGGAATGTCTCGCTGCCGTGGCCGCCTTTTTTCCAGCAGCGCAGCTTCGCTCCGCCCACCTCAATAAAGCCGGGATCATAGAAGCGTTCATTCTTCAAATCAACCTTATTCTCATTGAGCGCAGCCGCGAGCGTAATGATTTTGAACGTCGAACCGGGCTCGTATGTCATCCATATCGGCAGGTTCCGGTTATATATCGCGGAATCATACTCCTTGTACTGCCCCGGCTCATATCCCGGGCGGCTTGCCATCGCGAGGATCTCCCCGTTCTTCGGATTCATGGCGATCGCCCAGCTCGCATTGGCCTGATATTTGACCATCGCCTGGTCCAGTTCCCTCTCCATGATGGATTGAATCTGCTTGTCGATGGTCAATTCCAGATTCAGACCGTCCTGCGGCTTCGCGTATTTCTCGGAAGAGCCGGGCATCAGCCGCCCGCCCGCGTCGGACAAATACGAAATATTCCCGCCGTTTCCTTTCAGCAGCTTCTCATAGACGCTTTCGATCCCCGTAATCCCCTGATTGTCAATGCCGGTGAATCCGAGGATATGCGCCGCCAGATCTCCATAAGGGTAATACCGCTTGCTGTCCTCAGCCACAACGATGCCCGGCAGCTGCAAATCACGAATGTCCCCGGCAAGCTCCATCGTAATTTTGCGTCCGCCGGGCTGCAGTCTCACCGTGGATTCACGTTTTGATAACAGGGTCACCAGCTTCTCCTGCGTCATTCCCAGAAGAGGGGCCAGCTTCATCGCTGTCCCTTCCTTATCC
This region of Paenibacillus sp. URB8-2 genomic DNA includes:
- the murD gene encoding UDP-N-acetylmuramoyl-L-alanine--D-glutamate ligase, whose protein sequence is MKHPDKYRGEEVVVVGLAKSGVQVAKVLHERGAVVTVNDKKEREQCPEASELESLGISVICGGHPDGLIHEGVRLVVKNPGIPYSVPPVRKALELGIEVVTEVEVAYHLCAAPIIGITGSNGKTTTTTWVGKMLEAAGMKPIVAGNIGTPLSQAAQEASPDNWMVVELSSFQLKGTEEFRPKVGCLLNVAETHLDYHGDMSDYVASKAKLFANQGAGDTAVLNWDDSYCRELVPYIKGIILPFSMTEELVQGVFVRPSYVPGTEDDLKRVIVYRDYTESDTVIAEVASIGLPGRFNVENALAACAIAIAAGADPAGLADALASFRGVEHRLEYVAGKGGAAYYNNSKATNSKATSMALASFRQPIVLIAGGLDRGSDYMELVQVLEGRVKAMVVLGQTKDKLAHVAKLAGLKTVITVDNEDSAASVLQKAVREAAALAEEGDVVLLSPACASWDMFTSYEERGRIFKEAVHNL
- a CDS encoding UDP-N-acetylmuramoyl-L-alanyl-D-glutamate--2,6-diaminopimelate ligase codes for the protein MKLEELSSCLAVSHLFGNGETEITDLQADSRKVKPGDLFICLPGFTVDGHEFAPQAASSGAAALVVERKLDIDLPQIVVGDSRFAMSVLAGAFFGSPSSRMKMIGVTGTNGKTTTTYLIERILEDHGVKTGLIGTIQMRYGGVSYPMPRTTPESLELQRSLNDMVSKGVQCCVMEVSSHALEQGRVKGTDFRTAIFTNLTQDHLDYHHTMEEYRAAKGLFFSRLGNAISPWKEERKYAVLNADDAASSYFAAQTAAEIITYGIDNDANVRASQISITAKGTAFHVDTFKGEADISLKMVGKFNVYNALAAITAALLEEVPLADIKASLEAVPGVSGRVESVDEGQPYAVVVDYAHTPDGLENVLRTVREFAEGKVLTVFGCGGDRDRTKRPLMGKIAAKYSDHILVTSDNPRTEDPETILKDIEAGLIDDGVDRSRYELIVDRREAIGKAIDVASPGDVVLIAGKGHETYQLIGGAVLDFDDRIVAKEAIRGRSH
- the spoVE gene encoding stage V sporulation protein E, which translates into the protein MNKTRPAPDIWLLIPILALLAIGMIMVYSAGSVLGFRNYGDSFYFVKRQLLFAVLGLAALFFTANVDYRVLKRLSRPALIVCFVLLVIVLIPGIGVVRGGARSWLGISSFGIQPSEFMKMGMILYLANWLSREDYDITSFTRGLLPPLALIGTAFGLIMLQPDLGTGTVMMGAALMMVFTAGARMKHLLGLGAAGAAGFAALVAAAPYRIQRITAFLDPWSDPLGKGYQIIQSLYAIGPGGLGGLGLGMSRQKYSYVPEPQTDFIFSILAEELGFIGGLAVLTLFLILIWRGMRVAMSLPDRFGSYLAVGIVCMVAVQVVINIGVVIGMMPVTGITLPLISYGGSSLTLMLTALGILLNLSRYAR
- a CDS encoding UDP-N-acetylmuramoyl-tripeptide--D-alanyl-D-alanine ligase, with product MITRTLQSIAAMCGGELSPGSAADAEVTGVVTDSRKITPGCLFVPLVGDSFDGHDYSESALKAGSAATLWTRNKGAAPQENAVLVDDTLDALQRLASAYLKEVAPRVVAVTGSNGKTTTKDIITALLETRFKVHKTQGNFNNHIGLPLTVLSMAADTEIAVLEMGMSSRGEISLLSCLAKPDTAVITNVGESHLLQLGSRKEIARAKLEIAEGLKPGGLLIYNGDEPLLAEVMGEPGFAAPEDLRTFRFGLGTGNDDYPTGIMAHEGGTTFTSSLHGEHVFTLPLPGRHNVVNSLAAMAVASHYGVNEVELAAGLGRLKLTGMRIELIRASSGLTLLNDAYNASPTSMKAAIDVLQSMKGAGAKIAVLGDMLELGPDEATFHAEVGAYLDPEKVDLVFAYGPLSAHLAEAAALRFGPDRVYAFTDKSAMTDLLLKKTDPKDIVLFKASRGMRLEESLQRLHAHFDQS
- a CDS encoding stage V sporulation protein D — protein: MKVSKVVSRRRMLWTLLGLAVLFIALVLRLAYVQLSKGEELSAKAENSWRRNIPFTAKRGEILDREGIPLAYNISSPTVYAIPVQVKDKEGTAMKLAPLLGMTQEKLVTLLSKRESTVRLQPGGRKITMELAGDIRDLQLPGIVVAEDSKRYYPYGDLAAHILGFTGIDNQGITGIESVYEKLLKGNGGNISYLSDAGGRLMPGSSEKYAKPQDGLNLELTIDKQIQSIMERELDQAMVKYQANASWAIAMNPKNGEILAMASRPGYEPGQYKEYDSAIYNRNLPIWMTYEPGSTFKIITLAAALNENKVDLKNERFYDPGFIEVGGAKLRCWKKGGHGSETFLQVVENSCNPGFVALGQRLGKDTLFQYIRNFGFGSKTGIDLNGEENGILFKPKQVGPVELATTAFGQGVSVTPIQQIAAVSAAINGGKLYKPHVAKAWINPDTGQAVSEIQPEMERQVITEETSRKVREALESVVAKGTGRPAFIDGYRVGGKTGTAQKVINGRYSATEHIVSFIGFAPADDPQIVVYTAVDNPKGIQFGGVVAAPIVQNILEDSLNYMKVPKRADQLPKAYKLGETPIDTVPDLVGATVQDIYEDMNMNFNLVRSGTGDTVINQAPKPGTRVERGSTIRIYMGSSSP
- the mraY gene encoding phospho-N-acetylmuramoyl-pentapeptide-transferase; the protein is MDYQLLLLTIAVSFILAVIAAPLIIPLLRRMKFGQQVRDDGPQTHLKKAGTPTMGGIIIMLAFALSFLKFSVVNTDFYVLLVSALGYGLVGFLDDYIKIVFKRSLGLTPRQKLLGQLLVGAVICGLLISAGHNTSISIAGTAISFDWGGWFYYPFIILMMMAVTNAVNFTDGVDGLLSGVSAIALAAFAVVAMQATSIAAGVCAAAMIGAVLGFLVFNAHPAKVFMGDFGSFGIGGALGAIAIVTKTELLFVVIGGVFVIEMLSVVLQVASFKTRGKRIFRMSPIHHHYELGGWSEWRVVITFWAVGIVLAGLGLYISKGL